In the genome of Abyssalbus ytuae, the window TGTCCATATACTTTCAACATATACTATTTAATATGTTTGCCCTATGGATGTTTGGCAGCCCTGTAGAACAAATGTTCGGGAGTAAAAAGTTTTTGTTTTTTTATATATCGGCAGGTATAGGGGCCGTTTTATTGCAGTTGGGAGTAAATTATTTTCAGTTTGAATCGGGTTTCAGTTCTTTAATACATGCAGGTTTTACCAATGATGAAATTTATGAAATATTAAAAGCCGGTGAAACCAACAGGGAGTTGAGCCCTGAGAGCCTGGATACTTTTAAAAGCATGTACAATATATTTAACGGTACCATGGTAGGGGCCTCGGGTGCTATTATGGGAGTTCTGGTTGCCTTTGGTATGCTGTTCCCCGAATCGAGGTTAATGTTAATATTTTTACCCATACCTATTAAGGCAAAGTATTTTATACCAGGTATTATTTTATTAGATTTATTCTCTGCTTTAACAGGCATATCTGTTTTTAGCCCCAGTAATACTGCTTTTCTTGCGCATATTGGCGGAGCTTTAACAGGATTTATAATGATGTGGTACTGGAAAAAGAACCAGTTTAACAATAATAGGTGGGATTAAAATAATGGGAATAAGGAACGACATACGGTACAATTATGCGCGATTATCGGTATTAGGTAAGCTGATAGTTATTAACATTATTGTATTTATATTAAGCCTGCTAATTCCCTTCCTGTTTAATTTAAACAGCGGTGCTATAGTAAACTGGTTTCAGCTTCCTAAAGATTTAACCGATTTTATTACACAGCCCTGGTCTATAGTAACCTATTCTTTTTTTCATGCCAGCATTACCCATATATTCTGGAATATGGTGTTACTGTTTTTTGCGGGGCGTATTTTTTTAAACCTCTTTAGTTCCGGACGATTTATTAATGTTTATTTTCTGGGCGTTATAATCGGGGGGCTTACTTTTTTACTCAGTTATAACCTGTTTCCGGTTTTTTCCGGTATTAATACCGCTTTAATAGGTGCTTCGGCAGGAGTAATGGCCGTATTGATATTTGTATGTTCTTATATTCCCGACCAGGATGTAAGAATTATATTTTTCAATATAAAACTATGGTATATAGGTGCTTTTTTTGTGTTGCTTGACCTGGTACAAATGACGTACGACGGCAATGCAGGCGGACATCTCGCTCACCTGGGCGGAGCCTTTATAGGGTTTTTATATGCCAGAAAGTTATACGAAGGGAAAGATATTGGTACCGGCTTTGAAAAAGTGGTAGACGGGGTTGGAAATATTTTTAAAAGAAATAAGAAATCGCCTTTAAAAACCGTTCATAAACAAAAATCATCTTATAAAAAGAGCAATGCGCCGTCTGAAAAAAGCGTAAAGCAAAAGCAAATAGACGACATATTGGATAAGATAAGTAAAAGCGGTTATGAAAGCCTTTCAAAAGAAGAGAAGGACTTTTTATTTAAAGCAGGGAAAGAATAGTAGTTTATGAAAAAACTCCGGTTTATCAATAAATTTCTGGTTATCCTTAACTCTGTTTTTGCAACATTACTGTTGCTTTCGTATGTATTGCCCTATATATTTCCGCGTAGCTTCCCATCACTCTCAGTATTAAGTTTAACCGTTCCGTTGCTTATTTTTATCAACTTCCTGTTTCTTGTTTACTGGACCATACGTTTAAAAAAGTATTTAATCCTCTCTTTACTGGTATTGTTGCTGGGGCATAAGCATGTGGCCGCTTTATTCCGGTTTTCGGGCAAAGATGCACCGGGCAGCGACGATGTTAAGGTTATGTCGTTTAATGTACGGTTATTTAATCTTTACGAATGGATAAAAGAGAGCGGTACCGATAAGGCCATAATTGAACGGATTGAAAAAGAAAACCCCGATATTGTATGCCTGCAGGAATTTTACAATACCAAAGAAACAGCTTTTAATTATCCCTATACTTATTTTAAATACAAAACCCCGTCCAGCAGGGCAGGGCAGGCTATTTTATCCAGGTTTCCTATAATTAACAGGGGTTCGTTAGAGTTTTCAAAATACGGTAATAATGCTATTTATATAGATGTTGTAAAGGGTAAAGATACCCTCCGGGTTTATAATTTACACCTGGAATCGTTTCATATAAACCCTACGGAAGAAGAACTGACCCAGGAAAACTCCGAAAGGGTTTTTAAGCGTATGGGGTCTGCCTTTGTGATACAACAGGAACAAGCCGAAAAATTTGAGACCCACCGCCGGGAGTGTACATACCGGCAAATTATTTGCGGCGATTTTAATAACACACAATACTCCAATGTGTACCGCCAGATAAAAAAGGATATGAAAGATACTTTTGATGAAGCCGGCAGGGGCTTTGGCCGTACGTATTACTATCCTTATTTTCCTTTGCGTATTGATTTTATACTTGTAGAAAAGAATATGGAAGTATTATCTCATAAAAATTTAACCGATAAACTGCTTTCCGACCATTATCCTATAGTAGCAAGGGTTGAGTTGAAAGAGGAAGAACAAAATGAATGATTCTCAACTTCCCAAACCTCACAGCCTCATTTTAAACAATAAAACCACTGGTGTGAATACCCGTGGAAATATTCTGATTATGCTTATCGAGCACCTAGATGATTATGCTTATCGAGCACCTAGATGATTATGCTATCGGACACCCTGATACCATGCTATCGGACACCCTGATATTATGCTATCGAACACCCTGATATTATGCTATCGAACACCCTGATACTATGCTATCGGACACCCTGATACTATGCTATCGGACACCCTGATACTATGCTATCGGACACCCTGATACCATACTATCGGACACCCTGATCCCGAAGTATCGGTATGCCATCGGACACTTTGATGATTATGCTATGAAACACTTTCATACTATGCTATGAAACACCTTCATACTATGCTATGAAACATCTTCATACTATGCTATGAAACACCTTCATACTATGCTATGAAACACCTTCATACTATGCTATGAAACACCTTCATACTATGCTATGAAACATCTTCATACTATGCTATGGAGCACCTTCATACTATGCTATGAAGTATCTCCGTATTATGCTGCCTAATTTTTTGCATTTAAATTGAAGTAAGACGGGGAGCACAGCAAAGAGGTTGCTGTCTTGTTTTATATAAAATAAAAAAGGACTGTTTTAATAACAGCCCTTAATTATTTTATAATCTAAAAATTTTAATAATGGAAAAAACAAATCAACACCTTTTTTGTTTATATACCTAAAAAATAAGGGGTACAAAAGGTTACACTTTATCTTTTAATTGTCTTCACTATCTTCACAGGTAGCACCATCATCTTTTAAAATCGTAATTGGTGGGTTTTTATCCTGCAACTCACATACTGCTGCCGGAATGGTAGTGAGTAGTGGGTTATGGCGTAAATTTAAGAATTCAAGGCTGGGGAGGTTCCCAATGGTTCCAGGGATGTTGGTTAATAGTGGATTATGGGATAAAATTAATTCTTCCAGGCTGGTAAGGTTCCCCATTGTGTCAGGGATTCTGGTTAGGGACGTTGAGGATAAAAGTAAGATTTCCAAGTTGGTGAGGTGCCTTATCTCGTCAGGGAGGCTGGTTAGGGCATTCGCGGATAATACTAAGCTTTTCAAGCTGGTAAGGTTCCCGATGGTGCCGGGGAGGCCGGTAAGTAAATTATCGTGTGATTCTAACTTTTCCAGACTGGTGAGTTCACCAATCACTTCCGGAAGATTGGTGAGCCCATAGCCAACTTCATTATCATCATCAAAAAGAATTAATACAGTAATCTTGCCTTCATTATTTAATCTTACCCCTTGCCAAGTATCAATATCGTCAGTGTAAATATCCCAGGGCAGGGTATTGCAGGGGTTACTTTTATAAATAGCTATCAGTACTTCCTTCTGGGTAGTTGCTGTAAAATTAAAGGCAAAGGTATAGGAGGCCGGGGTTCCATCTTCTGCGGTAACGGTATATATACTTTCACGCTTACATTGCTGTGGGCCGGAATATGATATGGTAGCTTTTTCGGAAATTTCAATAAAGGGAGTTAATGTTGTTTCATTTATACTCGCAGGTACGTTTGCAATAATGGTATGGTTGTCTTGGTTTATTTCTGCTGTTATATCTTCGTTCAAAGCTGTATTGTCTTCCTCCTTAAAAACAAAACTGAGAATTTGTTTGGCATCACTGGCATTGGGGTCTGCCTGGTTTACTATTACTTTATAGGTTGCTTTGGTACCGTTTTCGGCAGTTACCGTATAGGTAACCTCACTGGAAAAATCATGTGCCCCTGCGGGTGATACGGTGGCTTCTTCGGAGACTTCTATGGAGGGGGTCAAAGAGGTCAGTTCAGTGCCAAAAGGTACAGTGGCGGCAATGGTTTTATCTTCCTGGTTTATTTCTGCTGTTACATCTTCGTTCAAAGCTTTATTGTTTGCTGCCTTAAAAACAAAACTGAGGATTTGTTTGGCATCGCTTTTTGGTGAAGGGTTGTCGTCGTCTTTATTGCAGGAAGCCATGCAAACACTCCCGGCAACTAACAGTAATAGATGAAAATTCTTTTTCATTGATTTTTAATTTAGATATGAGAAATTATTGACTTTGTTGTAAAACATTCTGTATAAAGAATGTTTTAGAGAATTTTAAAATACCTATTTATTTAAAAGGTTAAAAGAAAACAGGGTATACAAAGGGTTACAAGATCTACATATTTATGATTTACGATTGGAATTTGTTTTTATTGGAATTTCAGTCTTGCGGTCTTTTTTCTCTTCGTACTTCTAAAAAAACGGTTATTTCGATCCCATATTGGGGGAGAGATCTGTTTAAAAAGATCATCACGTCGCTACGCTCCTCATGATGACAGGGCAGGTGGGAAGATGACGGATAATTTTTATAATTAGGAAAGCAGGATTCAGAATGGGAGCCGTTCTTCCAGGGAATATAACCAAATATACTTATACACACCCCTGATTTGCCTGGCAAATCTTTCCCCTCTCAAAGAGGGGAGCCTGCTGCCTGCTTTCCACGCTTTGGCACGGTACTTCCTTCTGAAAGGTGGGGAGCGGGTATGTTGATTTGTGTAATCGTGTAATTGTTTTTCAGATTTCTCAAGCCGCCTTACAGACTCTTTTCGAAATGACGGCTCGAGATTGGCACTTCTAAAAAACGGTTATCGACCCCGTATTTGGGGAAAAATCTGTTTGAACAGATCATCACGTCGCTACGCTCCTCATGATGACAGGATGGTTGGGAAGATGACGGATGTTATGTTAATTTGTGTAATCGTTTATTTGTTACGCTCCTCATGATGACAGGGCAGGTGGGCAGATGACGGATAATTTTTATAATTAGGAATACAGGATTCAGGATGGGTGCCGTTCTTCCAGGGAATATAACCAAATATACTTATACACACCCCTGATTTGCCTGGCAAATCTTTCCCCTCTCAAAGAAGGGAGCCTGCTGCCTGCTTCCCACACTTTGGCACGGTACTTCCTCCTGAAAGGTGGGGAGCATTCGAAATACAATTTTTTATATTTCGCCCTTTTACTTTGTAAATAGAACTAATTTTCCATCTCCTTCCCATGAAAATATATAAAAAAAAGGGCTGTTTTAATAACAACCCTTAATTCCGTTTCTAAATAAATACTAAAAAAAATCAAATTTAAGCTTATTGTGAGGTTAAAATACATCTTTTATGTTTAACCACCCTGAAAACACGGGGTACAAAAAGTTACTTCTTTTAATCATCTGCAGCTGTTTCGCAGGTAACACCATCATCTTTTATAATAGTAGTCCCGTTATTTTCCAAATTACATACCTCCGAAGGAATGCTGGTTAATAGGTTACGCCGTATAATTAACGTCTCTAAGTTTATAAGCTCGCTAAGCTCCGCGGGGAGGTTAGTTAGCTGATTTTCAGATAAATCTAACTCCTCTAAGCTTGTAAGCTTGCCAATTTGAGCGGGGATATTCGTTAGTTGATTTACATTTAAATCAAAGATTTTTATACTTATAAGCTGGCCTATCTCCCCAGGGATACTTGTTAATTGGTTTTCATATAAATATAACTGCTCTAGGCTGGTAAGCTGGCCTATCTCCTCAGGGATACTTGTTAATTGGTTTTCATATAAATATAACTCCTCTAGGTTGGTAAGCTGGCCAATTTGAGCAGGGATACTTGTTAATTGGTTTTTATATAAATGTAACTCCTCTAACCCTATAAGCTGACCTACCTCTACCGGAATGCTGGTTAGTTGATTGCCAGATAAATCCAGAATTTTTAAGCTTGTAAGCTGGCCGATCTCTGAAGGGATACTTGTCAATTTATTGGAAAATAAGTTTAATTTAATAATATTACCTTGATTATCTACTTCTTTTACCCCGTCCCACTCACTAATGTCCTCATTATCAAGGTCCCATCCAAGGGTATTACCGGGGTTGCTGTTATAAATGGCAATGAGTACTTCCCTCTGGGTGGGGGCTGTAAAATTAAATTTAAATGTATAATGTTCCTGTGTCTGGTCCTGTGCAGTCACGGTAAAGATAACTTCATTGGTAAAGTCCTGTGCGCCTGTGGGTGATACGGTGGCTTCTTCGGAGACTTCTATTAAAGGCAATAAGGAGGTTACGTCAGTGTTAAAAGGAAAGGTAGCTGTAATGGTTTTTTCTTCCTGGTTTATTTCTGCTGTTATATCTTCGTTCAAAGCTGTATTGTCTTCCTCCTTAAAAACAAAACTGAGGATTTGTTTGGCATCACTGGCATTGGGGTCTGCCTGGTTTACTATTACTTTATAGGTTGCTTTGGTACCGTTTTCGGCAGTTACCGTATAGGTAACCTCACTGGAAAAATCATGTGCCCCTGCGGGTGATACGGTGGCTTCTTCGGAGACTTCTATGGAGGGGGTCAAAGTGGTTACGTCAGTGTTAAAAGGAAAGGTAGCGGTAATGGTTTTATCTTCCTGGTTTATTTCTGCTGTTACATCTTCGTTCAAAGCTTTATTGTCTTCCTCCTTAAAAACAAAACTGAGGATTTGTTTTGCATCACTGGCATTGGGCTCTGCCTGGTTTACTATTACTTTATAGGTTGCTTTGGTACCGTTTTCGGCAGTTACCGTATAGGTAACCTCACTGGTAAAATCCTGTGCGCCTGTGGGTGATACGGCCGCTTTTTCGGAAACTTCCACCTTGGGCAATAAGGAGGTCAGTTCAGTGCCAAAAGGTACAGTGGCGGCAATGGTTTTATCCTCCTGGTTTATTGCTGCTGTTACATCTTCGTTCAAAGCTGTATTGTCTTCCTCCTTAAAAACAAAACTGAGGATTTGTTTGGCATCGCTTTTTGGTGAAGGGTTGTCGTCGTCTTTATTGCAGGAGGCCATGCAAATACCCCCGGCAACGAATAGTAATACATAAAAATACTTTTTCATTGTGGTTTTTAATTTAAATGTGACATATTGTTGACTTTTCTTAATGCTTCTGAAAATGAAGGTATCTAAGAAATCGCGAAAATAGCTTTTGGTTTAAAAGGTTAAAAGAAAACAGGGCATACAAAAGGTTACAGGTTAAGAAATTTACGGTTTTTGATTTGAAGCCCGATGACCGGTGACGGTAGTTGGGTTGATTCGCTGAGGAGTTGATTGGAATTTGGTGCCTGGGATTTTAAAAGAGACGGATGTTATGTTGATTTGTGTAATCGTGTAATTGTTTTTCAGATTTCTCAAGCCGCCTTACAGGCTCTTTTCGAAATGACGGCTCAAGATTGGTACTTCTAAAAAACGGTCATTTCGATCCCATATTGGGGGAGAGATCTGTTTAAAAAGATCATCACGTCGCTATGCTCCTCATGATGACAGGGTGGGTGGCAAGTGGCGGATGACGGATGTTATGTTAATTTGTGTAATCGTTTATTCGTTACGCTCCTCATGATGACAGGATGGTTGGGCAGATGACGGATAATTTTTATAATTAGGAAAGCAGGATTCAGAATGGGAGCCGTTCTTCCAGGGAATATAACCAAATATACTTATACACACCCCTGATTTGCCTGGCAAATCTTTCCCCTCTCAAAGAGGGGAGCCTGCTGCCTGCTTTCCACGCTTTGGCACGGTATTTCCTTCTGAAAGGTGGGGAGCGGGTATGTTGATTTGTGTAATCGTGTAATTGTTTTTCAGATTTCTCAAGCCGCCTTGCAGGCTCTTTTCGAAATGACGGCTCGAGATTGGCACTTCTAAAAAACGGTTATCGACCCCGTATTTGGGGAAAAATCTGTTTGAACAGATCATCACGTCGCTACGCTCCTCATGATGACAGGATGGTTGGGAAGATGACGGATAATTTTTATAATTAGGAAAGCAGGATTCAGAATGGGTGCCGTTCTTCCAGGGAATATAACCAAATATACTTATACACACCCCTGATTTGCCTGGCAAATCTTTCCCCTCTCAAAGAGGGGAGCCTGCTGCCTGCTTTCCACGCTTTGGCACGGTACTTCCTTCTGAAAGGTGGGGAGCGGGTATGTTGATTTGTGTAATCGTGTAATTTTTTTTCAGATTTCTCAAGTCGCCTTGCAGGCTCTTTTCAAAATGACGGCTCAAGATTGGTACTTCTAAAAAAACGGTCATTTCGATCCCATATTGGGGGAGAGACCTGTTTAAAAAGATCATCACGTCGCTACGCTCCTCATGATGACAGGGCAGGTGGGCAGATGACGGATGATTTTTATAATTAGGAATACAGGATTCAGAATGTGTGCCGTTCTTGTCTTCCCTTTTTTATTCTTTAAAAAACAAAGCCACAACTTTAAAAGTTGTGGCCATCAGTTTTATCCTTTTGCCAAGTCAGGAAATTTTGCTGAGTTGGGGTTTAAGATGCTATCCTTATTTATAGTCTTGGCCTAAGCCCAGTATTGTTTTGGGATTGGCGTCTAATTGGTGTTTGTTGTGTATTTGGTTGTGGTCTTCTTGATGCTATGATTCGTTTGGTAAATTCGTTAATGTTTTTAGCTTTTTTAAGTAGGTCAGATCCAGATATGTTAAGTTTTTCATTCTCACTAAGATGCTTATGAAGCTTTGCTGCTTTAAGGATATTCTCTTTTCTATCCGTAA includes:
- a CDS encoding rhomboid family protein, with amino-acid sequence MGIRNDIRYNYARLSVLGKLIVINIIVFILSLLIPFLFNLNSGAIVNWFQLPKDLTDFITQPWSIVTYSFFHASITHIFWNMVLLFFAGRIFLNLFSSGRFINVYFLGVIIGGLTFLLSYNLFPVFSGINTALIGASAGVMAVLIFVCSYIPDQDVRIIFFNIKLWYIGAFFVLLDLVQMTYDGNAGGHLAHLGGAFIGFLYARKLYEGKDIGTGFEKVVDGVGNIFKRNKKSPLKTVHKQKSSYKKSNAPSEKSVKQKQIDDILDKISKSGYESLSKEEKDFLFKAGKE
- a CDS encoding leucine-rich repeat domain-containing protein, yielding MKKNFHLLLLVAGSVCMASCNKDDDNPSPKSDAKQILSFVFKAANNKALNEDVTAEINQEDKTIAATVPFGTELTSLTPSIEVSEEATVSPAGAHDFSSEVTYTVTAENGTKATYKVIVNQADPNASDAKQILSFVFKEEDNTALNEDITAEINQDNHTIIANVPASINETTLTPFIEISEKATISYSGPQQCKRESIYTVTAEDGTPASYTFAFNFTATTQKEVLIAIYKSNPCNTLPWDIYTDDIDTWQGVRLNNEGKITVLILFDDDNEVGYGLTNLPEVIGELTSLEKLESHDNLLTGLPGTIGNLTSLKSLVLSANALTSLPDEIRHLTNLEILLLSSTSLTRIPDTMGNLTSLEELILSHNPLLTNIPGTIGNLPSLEFLNLRHNPLLTTIPAAVCELQDKNPPITILKDDGATCEDSEDN
- a CDS encoding leucine-rich repeat domain-containing protein, with protein sequence MKKYFYVLLFVAGGICMASCNKDDDNPSPKSDAKQILSFVFKEEDNTALNEDVTAAINQEDKTIAATVPFGTELTSLLPKVEVSEKAAVSPTGAQDFTSEVTYTVTAENGTKATYKVIVNQAEPNASDAKQILSFVFKEEDNKALNEDVTAEINQEDKTITATFPFNTDVTTLTPSIEVSEEATVSPAGAHDFSSEVTYTVTAENGTKATYKVIVNQADPNASDAKQILSFVFKEEDNTALNEDITAEINQEEKTITATFPFNTDVTSLLPLIEVSEEATVSPTGAQDFTNEVIFTVTAQDQTQEHYTFKFNFTAPTQREVLIAIYNSNPGNTLGWDLDNEDISEWDGVKEVDNQGNIIKLNLFSNKLTSIPSEIGQLTSLKILDLSGNQLTSIPVEVGQLIGLEELHLYKNQLTSIPAQIGQLTNLEELYLYENQLTSIPEEIGQLTSLEQLYLYENQLTSIPGEIGQLISIKIFDLNVNQLTNIPAQIGKLTSLEELDLSENQLTNLPAELSELINLETLIIRRNLLTSIPSEVCNLENNGTTIIKDDGVTCETAADD
- a CDS encoding endonuclease/exonuclease/phosphatase family protein, with product MKKLRFINKFLVILNSVFATLLLLSYVLPYIFPRSFPSLSVLSLTVPLLIFINFLFLVYWTIRLKKYLILSLLVLLLGHKHVAALFRFSGKDAPGSDDVKVMSFNVRLFNLYEWIKESGTDKAIIERIEKENPDIVCLQEFYNTKETAFNYPYTYFKYKTPSSRAGQAILSRFPIINRGSLEFSKYGNNAIYIDVVKGKDTLRVYNLHLESFHINPTEEELTQENSERVFKRMGSAFVIQQEQAEKFETHRRECTYRQIICGDFNNTQYSNVYRQIKKDMKDTFDEAGRGFGRTYYYPYFPLRIDFILVEKNMEVLSHKNLTDKLLSDHYPIVARVELKEEEQNE
- a CDS encoding rhomboid family intramembrane serine protease, whose protein sequence is MIRITDTVKHLLIINVLVWIATLTIGNYGDVFNNLFALHFPKSEMFKPWQIFTHMFMHASYYPSGTGMSIYFQHILFNMFALWMFGSPVEQMFGSKKFLFFYISAGIGAVLLQLGVNYFQFESGFSSLIHAGFTNDEIYEILKAGETNRELSPESLDTFKSMYNIFNGTMVGASGAIMGVLVAFGMLFPESRLMLIFLPIPIKAKYFIPGIILLDLFSALTGISVFSPSNTAFLAHIGGALTGFIMMWYWKKNQFNNNRWD